In Conger conger chromosome 5, fConCon1.1, whole genome shotgun sequence, the DNA window ggaagttgctgaggtagtcaaaaagctcctcagtggcaagtcgccgggtgtagatgagattcgccctgagatgctgaaggctctggacattgttgggctgtcttggctgacacgcctcttcagtgtcgcgtggagatcggggacagtacctgtagagtggcagaccggggtggtggtccccatttttaagaagggggaccggagggtgtgctccaattaccggggtatcacactcctcagcctccctgggaaagcttactctagggtactggaaaggaggctccgaccgacggtcgaacctcggattcaggaggagcaatgtggcttccgtcctggccgtggaacagtggaccagctctttaccttggcagggttgctggcggggtcatgggagtttgcccatccagtccacatgtgctttgtggacttggagaaggctttcgaccatgtcccccggggaaccctgtggggtgtactgcgggagtatggggtaccggggccattGTTaggagccatcaggtccctgtataaccaaagtgagagctgtgtccgcattcttggcacaaagtcaagcacgtttccggtgggtgttggactccgccaaggttgccccttgtcaccggtcctgtttgtgatattcatggacaggatctcaaggcgcagccgaggtgaggagagtgtccggtttggtgaccttagaatcgcatctctgctttttgcggatgatgtggttctgctggcttcatcggaccgtgaccttcagcacgcactggagcggtttgcagccgagtgtgaagcggccgggatgagagtcagcacctccaagtccgaggccatggttctctgccggaaaacagtggattgctccctccgggttgggaacgagtctttgccccaagtgaaggagttcaagtatctcggggtcttgttcacgagtgagggtagaagggagcgtgagatcgacaggcggatcggtgcagcgtcagcagtaatgcgggcgttgcaccggaccgttgtggtgaagaaggagctgagccggaaggcgaagctctcgatttactggtcgatctacgtcccaaccctcacctatggtcacgagctttgggtagtgaccgaaagaacaagatcgcgtatacaagcggccaaaatgagcttcctccgtagggtggccgggctcagccttagagatagggtgaggagctcggacatccggagggagctcggagtagagccgctgctccttcgcgtcgaaaggagccaattgaggtggttcgggcatctgatcaggatgcctcccgggcgcctccctttggaggttttccgggctcgtccaactgggcggagaccccgagggagacccagagcccgctggagagattatatatctctcctggccagggaacgcctcgggatcccccaggaggagctagaatgcgctgctggggagagggacgcctggaatacccggctttgcctactgcccccgcgacccgactccggataagcgggggatgatggatggatggatggatatttggagtctgtggcgGTCACATGAAATAATTTATTCTAAAAAAGCCTACTTgggtgaaaaaaacattactttcacGGTggtaaaacacatttgtgaataACTATTGATAGGCCACTCACACACGAGAACCGCATTGAtgtaatacattaattaaaacaaatgcCTCATTCTTGCTGAAATGCAACTACGaaaaatccccatgtttcaacatacattcattcattcattcattcattatcctaacccgcttatcctgaacagggttgcaggaaatcaggggctggagcctatcccagcatacattgggcaaaaggcaggaatacaccctggagaggtcgccagtccatcgtagggcacacactattcactcacacctacaggcaatttagactctccaatcagcctaacctttacatatttggactgtgggaggaaacccagacGAACAccaggagaacatgcaaactcctcacagagaggccctagccaaccgggattcgaacccaggacctccttgctgtgaggcagcagtgctacccactgcaccatccgtgccgcccatgtttgtttgtgcttcAGTCTCCCCAATGATTATCGTGATTTGAAAAACTAGGCGAATGTGTCTTATGGAagtgtattattataattagtatTGTTATTGCTatcattgttattgttgttgttatgcaaattatttataaaatagATCAGACTTTACACGTTTGGAGGAATAATCCATCAAAAATGACAACAGTAGAAGACAGTTTAACTTTATTTCAGGGAAGTGTCATTTAGCCAAAAACATATGAGGCCTTTACATGCAAGCATTTATCAACATCCCATTCAATATAAATTTAAATACACCGTTcaagttttttcatgattaaaaatactttaaatagtataaacttgtctataatataatatattcattatatgatatgtgtacttatataagcagataatcataagtgaattacattcaaaagtttaatttttcagtgaaaatggaaatctaaGCTCAttgtgtgcattgttttgtttaaatatcGTGGTAAGGAATGGTGTTCatgatgctccaggacctgtcaaatttgttatacattttacaaaaataaagaccatCCGCcatattaaaaaatgcatggcatctaatcctacattaGTTTACCTTTCTTACGGCATGTAGGATTATCATTTAGCATTCAATCGTggtatttattttctcagctATAATTTGCTGAGGTTTCCCCGGGTTTTGGACAAACATAAGCACGCATTTTATGTTGTTTGCTACAGCTTTATAAGATGCGTACTACAGAGTATAATACGCCAAAAGGGAATTTCGAAATAGTAATCAACACGTCAAAGGTGTTGGGATAATTGAATGTCCTTTCGAACTCATAGACTTATGcgttattacaaaataaatacataaataaattcatgaatAGAGTACTGAATCGATCTCACACAGTCTCAATATTGCCCACgagataatttcattttttattttaacaaaacatttaatgaaTACCTGGAGTGAACGTAAAGGCTCGTCACAGCCCTTCACTTCAGTTGGATACGTTTTCTTTCGCCAGATAAATGGTAATGGTTTAGATGCTAAGCTCTGTGGTTCTCATTCAAGGCAGTGTCTTTAAATCATAAAATCAAAACAAGTTATCCTAAACTTATCGCTGTCTCAGACGTTAAGCTGTGCTCTGCTTTAAAGCTTAAAAGTCTCATTTTTACTCTTGAGTCGAATCATCTTCATCTTTATTGGTTGTCAGTGACGCTCCCTGTGAAGGGTCCTCAAGGAGTGGGATGTAAGCATCGCTCTGAGAAAAATTCACTGCACCACAAGATTTCAGCGACTTCGGAGACGCATCCCCCAGACGGACCGTCTCTGACTGCAGCGCCATTAGCTCAAGTTCATGTTTAGCTGCATTATGAAGCATGCTTTGCCTATTGTAACAGATGACAAAGTTGTTGATGATGGGGTGGATAGGCAATGCGATAGCGATCACCCCACACAGGAAACTAACGGCAGCGTTGCAACGGCCTAGGGTTGTCTTGGGATATATGTCGCCATAACCCACAGTTGTCATCGTGATAATGGCCCACCAGCAAGACTGAGGGATACTCGTGAACATGGTTTCCGAGTGACTTTGCTCCAAAGTATAGCCCATCGCCGAGAAAAGGAATATACCTATGCCCATGTACATAAGCAAGAGACCGAGCTCTTTTAAACTCTTCTTGAGTGCGTAGGTGAGCGTCTGTAGCCCTGAGGAGTGGCGTGCCAGCTTGAAGATGCGGGCTATGCGCAAGATGCGTAGCGCCTGTACCGCTTGTTGAACGTTCGACAGTTCTAGCACTGCATTGCCCAGGTAGGTCAGAGTTAGCACCACGTAGAAGGGTATAATTGCCAGAAAGTCGATGATATTCATTATGGACAGGAGAAAGTCAACTTTATTAGGGGATGACACCAGGCGTAAAATGTACTCAACAGTGAACCAAACGATGCAGGTAGTCTCAATGGCCTCTAGGATTGGGTGTTCTACATTATTCCCCTCGGCGTCCTGCGTCTGGAGGTCAGGGATGGTCCCCACGCACATCACCAttgaggagaggaggatgaagatgaaTGACAAGATCGCGATGATACGGGCAGGTAGTGAGCACTCGGGTTTCTCTATCAACTTCCACACGAATGTTTGGCACCTTTGCCAACGGTTGGCACCGGGATCCCCTTCCAGATCGTCCAGGATCAATTTAACTTTGTCGGCAATCTCAGACAATTCTCCCTCTACCTCTTTCAGACAGCCCTTACAACACTCATCCAGGAAATCTGGGTCGATTTTCCAGAACTCCATCTCTTTCAAGAAAAACACGGGACAGATTCCACGTTTCATATGGATCTCCCCATAGTAATACAATTCGACGATACTTCGAAACAGATCTGGATCTCTGTCAAAATAGAACTCTCCTTTTCCGGGGTCGTAATCGTCGCAAAGTGAGGCAACAGTATCGAAGCTTTGCGACGAATTAGTCGCCAGCTCACCCAGTAAAGTCTCTGGATAGCGGTTCAATATGTCCCCAGGCAGAACATGTTTTACGCCGCCAATATTCACAACAATTTCCATTTCTTCACTGGATTCCGAGCCACTGCAGTCAGCATATCGCGTTCTGGGTAATCCCCACATCTTCCACTGCATACAGTTAGCACCTATTCCCTAAAATTTGAAATACTGTTAAAATAGATTgtgtggcattacattacatttgtttgttgtCAGATACAAGTTATCCAGTGTCAATCCATCCGCGGTACTGTTGCATGTTGAAGtagaaaaaacagcaataatttAGTCCATCgcataaaatgtaatgcaattgtTTAGCACTGAAGAATATCAGAAATTAGATGTTACAAATGTTAACAAAACCCGCGCGCTCATGGAAAGAACCCAGAGAACGCAATCGTTTACTGTCTCTGTGGAGCGCTCAATTCTTTGCAAGCGAGAAAAGTTGATCCCAAGTGCTCCAATACCCACAGTGGGATATACAACTTGGAAGCATGCGTCACAGCAGAAATACGTCCGACTAAAAGTGAAGTTAGAGCCCGATAGCGTGGATAAGAATACGGATGGCAGTGGGCGGGatcagaagagaatggcaaTATAGCCAACTGCTATTACATTGGATACTGTAATTGGGAATTCTTAAAGCGATGAACAACAAAAGTCATTCGTTTTATTATATAAAATAGGCCTAGTGCTTACAATTATTTTACTGCTATctattattttttcctgaatttTATTTGACTACTAACTTTGAAGTTTGGTTAGGGCTTTGAGAATGAATTGAAAAACACCGACagtaagaaaatgtgttttcctttatcataaattacaaatatttcattACTGAAAGTAAGCTGAAACACAATTTACTTTTAGGTGTAATAGGCTAATGAAGCGAACTAAAACGATACACTGATACATAAGATATAACGTAAAACACCCCTACGGAAATATTTCAGCTAAGTGCCATTTGTTTAGAGGCAGCCTTTTTGTGTAGCCTTCATATGAGTTAAAGTTGTGCGTATTTGCGCAATGTAGACAAAACAATTCAATACACCGTGGAGCTGGCTCCCTCTACAGGCACCCAGTAAGTATGCCAAATAAACAGTCTTGACTGGACGCCACTGTATTCTTTACATTGTCCCTGAACAGCAGTAAAAGGCATTTAACCAAAgtttctgcatttaaaaaagaacagaTACTCATAAGTCGAGTTATCACAAACCATACATTAAGAAGCAGAGTGAAAGTGTAACCATTTCTTTCACAGAATCACCTCACTCTGTGCAACACACAGCTATCACTGCACTCAAGGATTGCAAACAACACCATCAGTGTGGCTTAttctacagcaggggtgcacaataAATGCCGATTTtgtgtcaacttttgttcttaCTTGTTTAATTAACTCGATCATATCTTATCAACATTTGTATGAGTACTGgccacagctgcagactgcaagtgtatcagAATTATTTagtgtgctcaagtacaggcttgaaccacggtcatttatagagctgtcagcaaaatCCAGTATGCAGACCTAACTCAATACGAATCCCTGTAATCATGTAATCAGTTGTGCAGCTTTGAACTGATAAAGCAAGTCATCAATGAGCTCACAAGTTGTCTTCTAAACCTATTTAATTTAAGATTTGAGCAAGAACAAAAGTTACAACATTATTGTATAACTCACTTAATTGAGACTGAAGTATTCAGGATGGTAGTAGCCCACTTCAGGGTTTATGCTGGACTGGAGTTCAAGTCTGTATTTAATACTGTAGAGCAATTGACCACATCACTCCCTCAGTATATGCCTAGAGCAGGAGGGGGCTCTGAACACAAGAAAtggtttgtaaataaataatggcgGATGTTACAATAATTATTATGTAAACAACCTGGATATGTAATAAggccagaaaaaaacacaagtgGACAAaccacaaataaatatatattttaaattcacTAGCAAACCAATACCACTTGATTCCTCATTTAACATGAAGGCTAAAAATATCCAAACCCATAGTCAGTTGACCAGTTAGTAAATTCATTGTATGCCTACTGTAATACTGGCTGACCTCTGAGGGGAGAGCCACATTGCATTGTTATATAAAGAACTGGGAAAGAACAGTGGTTGACAACACATGCAAAGCCAGCAAATATTTGTAATGAGACAAACAAATTGGGCATGGGATTCCATTTTGGATTAGACAGGGAATGACCTTATTTATTATCACAGTAATTGCCTGCCAATATGCAGTACAACCAGACATGTTTGCCAAGTGTTCGTTTTCGTTGAGCATGGGGAAAGACTTGTTACAACTTTCATAGATTTCCTTTGGGAAATGGCCATTAATTCTGAAGCTCTCTCCCCTTGCTTATGACAAAGacacttttaggttttcgccaaaataaaaaaaataaaaatacacattaaggcattaaaatatttttcatccagaaagaagatacactcactgagcactttattaggtagacctgtacaccagcttgcaaaTATCAGCtaatcatgaggcagcaactaaatgcataaaagcatgcagacattgtcaagaggttcagctgtttttcagaccaaatgtcagaatgggcaagaaatgtgatctaagtgactttgacggtcgaatgatttttggtgcctgacatggtttgagtatctcagaaactgctgatctcctgggattgtcgtGCACAAcgatctctagagtttgcaaagaatggtgcaaaaaacacccagcgagcagcagttctgcaggcagaaacgccttgttaatgagagagatcagaggacaagggccagactggtcgaagctgacaggaaggtgacagtaacgcaaataacaattcattacaacagtggtatgcagaagagcacaaacctcgaagtggatatgctacagcagcagaatacttaataagtctaaaaaataggtttaataaatacctcataaagtgctcactgagtgtatatgtatttgttatgACTATAGACCGGTAGATCGGTACAGTTGTAGGACATTCCTACAGTTCCAGGGCAATGAGTCCACAATGTCGGAAAACAGACTGGAAAAAGTTTTAATAAGTCAAAAGCTTGTGAATCCAACATTTctcaccatttacatttttcatctgaaaatTGTCTTGTTGAAATTGTCTATTATATTGTTTGTACTAACCATATATGACACCATTTATATAAAGAAATTGATTAGAGAGAGTGCAAAATTGGACTGAATAAATGCATGGACTGCATGGAATATACAACATTACACGTATGTAAtaaagttattgtggctgatgcatttatatttatatatttatataggtATTTATAACAGTTATTATGATTTATATCATCAGTTATTCTATATGGTTTCTTTGAATACAATAAGATAAAGATGAAAAAGAATTGAGAAtgtcagtaaataaaaaatgaatatcaaTATTGCATGAAACATCAACcgcatgaaaacattttcacaggtAAACATGATTTATGCCCCCATGCCTTCAAATAAGAATCACATCTTAATCACAAAAAAGTGACTGACACTTTTGCTTTTAAATGTTATCAAGCAGAGGTAAATGGCAACCAAtaaccatatacagtatacagttaggtccataaatattgggacatcgacacaattctcatctttttggctctatacaccaccacaatggatttgacatgaaacgaacaagatgtgctttaactgcagactttcagctttaatttcagggtatttacatccaaatcaggtgaacggtgtaggaattggtttgtatatgtgcctcccactttttaagggaccaaaagtaatgggacaagctaacaatcataaatcaaactttcacttttcaatacttggttgcaaatcctttgcagtcaattacagcctgaagtctggaacgcatagacatcaccagacgttgggtttcatccctggtgatgctctgccaggcctctactgcaactgtcttcagttcctgcttgttcttggggcattttcccttcagttttgtcttcagcaagtgaaatgcatgttcaatcggattcaggtcaggtgattgacttggccattgcataacattccacttctttgccttaaaaaactctttggttgctttcgcagtatgcatcgggtcattgtccatctgcactgtgaagcgccgtccaatgagttctgaagcatttgactgaatatgagcagataatattgcccgaaacacttcagaattcatcctgctgcttttgtcagcagtcacatcatcaataaatacaagggaaccagttccattgccagccatacatgcccacgccatgacactaccaccaccatgcttcactgatgaggtggtatgttttggatcatgagcagttcctttccttctccatacccttcttttcccatcattctggtacaagttgatctttgtctcatctgtccataggatgttgttccagaactgtaaaggcttttttagatgttgtttggcaaactctaatctggtcttcctgtttctGAGGCTCagcaatggtttacatcttgtggtgaaccctctgtattcactctggtgaagtcttctcttgattgttgactttgacacacatacacctacctcctggagagtgttcttgatctggccaactgttgtggatgggtttttcttcaccagggaaataattcttctgtcatccaccacagttgttttccgtggtcttccgggtcttttggtgttgcagagctcaccagtgcgttcTTTCTTGTTAAGAATATTCCAAAcagatttggccacacctaatgtttttgctatctctctgatgggtttgttttgatttttcagcctaatgatggcttgcttcactgatagtgacagctctttggatctcatattgagagttgacagcaacaaattccaaatgcaaatagcacacttgaaatgaactccagaccttttatctgctccttgtaaatgagataatgagggaataacacacacctggccatggaacagctgagcagccaattgtcccattacttttggtcccttaaaaagtgggaggcacatatagaaactgttgtaattcctgcaccgttcacctgatttggatgtaaatgccctcaaattaaagctgaaactctgcagttcatttcatttcaaatccattgtggcgGTGTATCGAGCCAAAaatatgagaattgtgtcgatgtcccaatatttatggacctgactgtatgtactGCAATTGCTCCACATCCAGCTCATCCTTAAATCTCTGTTCAtctattataataattataacaatcTATTTGTAACGCAGACTTGACTATCCATTGATAGCCTGAAACAACAAACCCTATCAGTTGCTGGTCCCCAGGTTGATAATGTTAGCGGGCAAGCCAATAGAGTTGGTGGCCAATGAAGTGCTgagttaaaaatgtaaaacaaaattgtttCAATGAGCACTGAGCACATTAGCTGCATGAGGTTATGCTTGCTAACTAGCTTGCTGTCTATTAAATGAAGCATTCAATCCTGTCAATGTTATCTGGTTGTCTGGCTAGCTAGCATTAACAAGCTCACTCAACTTTCCgattttaaaaataagttgCGAGCACGAGTTTGGAAATCTGTGTGACATCTAGGTTGGATATGACTTCACTGGACTTGATTGGGCTAAGATCATGTGGTGCTCTGTGTTCCGTTTCATGATTTGAGTTTGCCCTGTTCCTGACCACGCCCGCCGCACCTGATATGTGTTCCCTCATGTTTAATTGCACTCACCTGATCCTCATtgtgtctcgttacctgtgtatacTTCCTTGCCCACTCCTCGCTTCTTCGCCCTGATCCTGTTCCTCCACCCAGCCCATGGTCCTccacccttctcctcctctgagCCCCATCTCCATTCTCTCCATTGCCCTGTCTGCCCAGATTCCAACCCTCGTCTAACCCttcacaacaaacacaacaaactaCTTATCCTGTgttgttcctgtttgctggcttCTGAACCTAGAGTTGCTGCCTGTCTGGTCCCTTTTTATCTGTTTTGTCTGCACTTGGCCTGTGACAATAGTCTTGTCTGCAATGCTCATGTTAGTCACTCATACCTTTCCAAGGCTCTTTGCTTTTTCCGCAGTCACTGGGCAAACAACTTTATATACCACTGTGGCTGCTACTGAAGTTCCTTTCCTCTGttgctgttgtaggtgatgttGTTTCCAATTTCAGCCattttttgtccattttttgttttgtagctaGCCATTTCTGTGCAGCACACACTGTTTGAGGGTTGGTATAAGCTGACTTCACAGAGAGGTTGCTAGCTGGATaagagaatggacatgtaactATAACTGTATACATTTTAACTGTCTCTACAAAGAAGAGGGGAACATCCCTCCCTCGCAAGTGATAAAATCATGTACTTTAATAAAGTGGCTACAAAGATTGCCACTAACAAGCTGATTATCAGTCAGGTCAGGATCTCCTTGTTCACTTGAATAAAACACTTGAGAGAGTgcttgagagagacagagagacagagcgagaaagagaaaaCTTAACCAAGTACAGGCTCAGTGACCACACCATAGCAATTGAAAACGATACACAAAAACATGGTTACTATAGGAACGCATATGTGGTAGCAACAGAGATGCATTCTTCTGTATTGTGaaaaatattcatatattagaaaaacatactttaataaaattccaaaacaaattaattcagtcattttagGGACAGCCCCACCTGCAGCACAATATGTTTTGGCCTGTCACCACCTGAGGGACAGTGAGTAAACATTTAGCATACATCAACtcaaaaatacaaatttcaTATGATATAATAGTACATAGTTAATAAAGGTTAGCATGAGGCACACACAGAATGTGCtgacttttttgtgttttcttctgtttccACCGAGTAAAATCTGCAGAAAATCTGCAGGGTGCAGTTTGACAGTCATTCACTACTTTAATCAATGTGTTTTCGGCAAATGTGGTCATGTTAAATGTGTTAATTCAAGCTGAGATGTCCACAGTGTTGCAGGAggtgaaaagaaaaatctatttaGTCGGAaactttcacattttttattaaattaccaAGAATAAAAAActgtgataaataa includes these proteins:
- the LOC133129582 gene encoding potassium voltage-gated channel subfamily F member 1-like; translation: MQWKMWGLPRTRYADCSGSESSEEMEIVVNIGGVKHVLPGDILNRYPETLLGELATNSSQSFDTVASLCDDYDPGKGEFYFDRDPDLFRSIVELYYYGEIHMKRGICPVFFLKEMEFWKIDPDFLDECCKGCLKEVEGELSEIADKVKLILDDLEGDPGANRWQRCQTFVWKLIEKPECSLPARIIAILSFIFILLSSMVMCVGTIPDLQTQDAEGNNVEHPILEAIETTCIVWFTVEYILRLVSSPNKVDFLLSIMNIIDFLAIIPFYVVLTLTYLGNAVLELSNVQQAVQALRILRIARIFKLARHSSGLQTLTYALKKSLKELGLLLMYMGIGIFLFSAMGYTLEQSHSETMFTSIPQSCWWAIITMTTVGYGDIYPKTTLGRCNAAVSFLCGVIAIALPIHPIINNFVICYNRQSMLHNAAKHELELMALQSETVRLGDASPKSLKSCGAVNFSQSDAYIPLLEDPSQGASLTTNKDEDDSTQE